The following are encoded together in the Candidatus Tumulicola sp. genome:
- a CDS encoding VOC family protein yields MPRFLHTSIFVNDMNESIEFYTAKMGLKLLGGPNHHPGNADMAFVGHDWNAYIELVYDLEEHPPYELGNRYEHLAIEADGDLRTYIDRLRAAGVKIIKDVYKAPSGTRAIAFVEDPNGIPIEVLERGRGD; encoded by the coding sequence GTGCCGCGCTTTTTACACACGTCGATCTTCGTGAACGACATGAACGAGTCGATCGAATTCTATACGGCCAAGATGGGCCTGAAATTACTGGGCGGCCCGAACCATCATCCGGGGAACGCCGACATGGCGTTCGTCGGCCACGATTGGAATGCGTACATCGAGCTGGTGTACGATTTAGAAGAGCATCCACCGTACGAACTCGGTAATCGGTACGAACATCTGGCGATCGAAGCCGACGGCGATCTGCGAACCTACATCGATCGACTCCGCGCCGCGGGCGTCAAAATTATCAAAGACGTCTACAAGGCGCCGAGCGGGACGCGCGCGATAGCGTTCGTGGAAGACCCGAACGGCATTCCAATCGAGGTGCTGGAGCGAGGGCGCGGAGACTAG
- the hisS gene encoding histidine--tRNA ligase, which translates to MAHTVTAPRGTQDIVPPESRRWSELEARIRSLSDRFGYAEIRTPAFEATELFVRGVGDATDIVEKEMYTFRDRGDRELTLRPEWTAPVVRAALERRLLDGETRLFYIGPIFRYERPQKGRYRQSHQFGVECFGAAGSEADAEVISMAWELTRAYGLNDVVLNVNSIGDAVCRPVYRQALLDHFRPHAHELSEESRRRLERNPLRVLDSKDPSDRPFVESAPAFEGSLCDACREHFEALKAYLNAIGIPYVVNSRIVRGLDYYNRTVFEITSGALGAQSTVCGGGRYDGLVKELGGPAVPAVGFALGLERFLLILDALGQAAERPRSGVQVVALGQAALSQLVPLIARLRETLSQPVFADYSDRKLLAQLKIADRNGARYALVAGSNELAAGHVLLRDLTDRSERALPTQSFEGPGVDLAAIFGQNEAP; encoded by the coding sequence ATGGCTCACACCGTAACCGCGCCGCGCGGAACGCAAGACATCGTGCCGCCCGAATCACGCCGATGGAGCGAACTCGAGGCGCGAATCCGTTCGTTGTCCGATCGGTTCGGGTACGCCGAGATCCGCACGCCGGCGTTCGAGGCCACCGAGTTATTCGTGCGCGGTGTCGGCGATGCGACCGACATCGTCGAAAAAGAGATGTACACGTTTCGCGATCGTGGCGACCGCGAACTCACGCTGCGTCCGGAATGGACCGCCCCGGTCGTGCGCGCTGCGCTCGAGCGGCGTCTGCTGGACGGCGAAACGCGTCTGTTTTACATCGGCCCGATCTTCCGGTACGAACGTCCGCAAAAGGGCCGCTACCGGCAGTCGCATCAGTTCGGCGTCGAGTGCTTCGGCGCGGCCGGTTCCGAAGCCGATGCCGAGGTCATCTCGATGGCGTGGGAACTGACGCGAGCGTACGGGCTGAACGACGTGGTGTTGAACGTCAATTCGATCGGCGACGCCGTCTGCCGGCCGGTGTATCGTCAGGCATTGCTCGACCATTTTCGGCCGCACGCGCACGAACTCAGCGAAGAATCGCGCCGCCGGCTCGAGCGTAATCCGCTGCGCGTGCTCGACAGCAAAGATCCGTCCGACCGGCCGTTCGTCGAATCGGCGCCGGCTTTCGAAGGTTCGCTGTGCGACGCATGCCGCGAACACTTCGAAGCCCTCAAAGCGTACCTGAACGCGATCGGCATACCGTACGTCGTCAACTCGCGTATCGTTCGCGGGCTCGATTACTACAACCGCACCGTGTTCGAAATTACGTCGGGCGCGTTGGGCGCGCAAAGTACGGTTTGCGGCGGCGGACGATACGACGGGTTGGTTAAGGAGCTGGGCGGACCGGCGGTTCCGGCGGTCGGCTTCGCGCTCGGCCTCGAACGCTTTTTGCTGATCCTGGATGCGCTGGGCCAAGCTGCCGAGCGGCCGCGAAGCGGCGTTCAAGTGGTCGCCTTGGGTCAGGCCGCACTCTCCCAGCTCGTTCCGCTGATCGCGCGGCTTCGGGAAACGCTTTCCCAGCCCGTCTTCGCCGACTACTCGGATCGCAAGTTGTTGGCGCAACTCAAGATCGCCGACCGTAATGGGGCGCGCTACGCGCTGGTGGCGGGCAGCAACGAACTCGCGGCCGGGCACGTTCTGTTACGCGATTTGACGGATCGTTCCGAACGAGCGCTTCCGACGCAGTCGTTCGAAGGGCCGGGGGTCGATTTGGCCGCGATTTTCGGGCAAAACGAGGCACCGTGA
- a CDS encoding biotin/lipoyl-containing protein, giving the protein MQDSDPRAEGDAELQTLRTLLELMHEHDLDRLKIKVGDAVYEMTRRGEAGTATAGSPLPESGAVAPRAGANVKKIVAPLTGVFYRSSSPDAEAFVLEGQRIESGTVVCILEAMKLFNEIQSDYAGTVVRIVPENGELVSQGAELFWIEP; this is encoded by the coding sequence ATGCAAGATAGCGACCCCCGCGCCGAGGGCGACGCCGAACTGCAGACCCTCCGAACGCTGCTCGAGCTGATGCACGAGCACGATTTGGATCGTCTGAAAATCAAGGTCGGCGACGCGGTCTACGAGATGACACGCCGCGGTGAAGCGGGCACGGCGACGGCCGGTTCGCCCCTTCCCGAAAGCGGCGCCGTCGCTCCGCGCGCCGGTGCGAACGTCAAGAAAATTGTAGCGCCGTTGACTGGCGTCTTTTACCGTTCGTCCTCGCCCGACGCCGAAGCGTTCGTGCTTGAAGGCCAGCGCATCGAGAGCGGCACGGTCGTGTGTATCCTCGAAGCGATGAAACTGTTCAACGAGATTCAGAGCGATTACGCCGGTACCGTCGTTCGCATCGTGCCGGAAAATGGCGAATTGGTCTCACAAGGTGCGGAGCTTTTTTGGATCGAGCCGTAA
- a CDS encoding SIS domain-containing protein — MDRAVTPKDVMGRRGFGELLADRTGLLDAAHYREQVEAIVDAVVTALRDGKKVLWCGNGGSAAEAQHMAAELSGRYLRERPGLHSEALSVNSSTLTCIGNDYGYDRVFARQVEAFVHPGDVVIGLTTSGTSANVVAALRAARARGATAVAFTGNGGGPAAAEADLSLIGPDGYAAIVQEVHQVMAHIVCDLVEQRLIFDDGIA, encoded by the coding sequence TTGGATCGAGCCGTAACGCCGAAGGACGTCATGGGACGCCGCGGGTTCGGCGAACTGCTCGCCGATCGCACGGGATTGCTCGACGCTGCGCATTACCGCGAACAGGTCGAAGCGATCGTCGACGCGGTCGTCACCGCGTTACGCGACGGCAAGAAAGTCTTGTGGTGCGGTAACGGAGGCAGCGCGGCCGAGGCGCAGCATATGGCCGCCGAACTGTCCGGCAGATATTTGCGCGAACGGCCGGGCTTGCATAGCGAAGCGCTGTCCGTGAACTCGTCGACGTTGACGTGCATCGGCAACGACTACGGATACGATCGGGTGTTCGCGCGTCAAGTCGAAGCCTTCGTTCATCCCGGCGACGTCGTGATCGGCCTGACGACCAGCGGCACGTCGGCGAACGTCGTCGCAGCACTTCGAGCGGCACGCGCGCGCGGGGCGACGGCGGTCGCTTTTACCGGAAACGGCGGCGGCCCGGCCGCGGCCGAAGCGGATCTTTCGTTGATCGGTCCGGACGGCTACGCCGCAATCGTTCAGGAAGTGCATCAAGTCATGGCACACATCGTGTGCGATCTGGTCGAGCAGCGCCTGATCTTCGACGACGGCATCGCATGA
- the rfaE1 gene encoding D-glycero-beta-D-manno-heptose-7-phosphate kinase, with protein sequence MTAGMLPLDARAIFERARGRSVLVVGDVMLDEWIWGTVSRISPEAPVPVVAVDRHSFTLGGAGNVVKNLRALGADVTFVATIGDDTFAPQVRELLRDAGVDARGIIALDDRPTTRKTRVVAHHQQVVRADWESTAPPPPAERDRIVAFVRERAANSDAVILSDYGKGLLSREVVEAAMACDLVLADPKPQNVDVFRGVTCIAPNLHEASAITGQIARDDATLEAIGMKLLDRLQCRYAVVTRGEHGIALFGSDGERLRVPSVARTVFDVSGAGDTVVATLGVALSAGASIAQAVRLANYAAGAVVEKLGTATASPDEILALVAHDGA encoded by the coding sequence ATGACCGCCGGTATGCTTCCGCTCGACGCACGCGCGATTTTCGAGCGTGCGCGCGGGCGCAGCGTGCTGGTCGTCGGCGACGTCATGCTGGACGAATGGATTTGGGGAACGGTGTCGCGGATCTCGCCCGAGGCTCCGGTTCCGGTAGTAGCCGTCGACCGGCATTCGTTTACGCTGGGCGGCGCCGGCAACGTGGTGAAGAATTTGCGTGCGCTGGGTGCCGATGTAACGTTCGTTGCGACGATCGGCGACGACACCTTCGCACCGCAGGTCCGCGAGTTGCTGCGCGATGCCGGCGTCGATGCTCGCGGCATTATAGCGCTCGACGACCGTCCGACGACCCGTAAGACACGCGTCGTCGCGCACCACCAACAAGTCGTGCGCGCCGATTGGGAATCGACCGCACCTCCGCCACCGGCCGAACGCGACCGCATCGTAGCATTCGTGCGAGAGCGCGCGGCGAACAGCGATGCGGTAATCCTGAGCGACTACGGAAAAGGCTTGTTGTCGCGCGAAGTTGTCGAAGCCGCAATGGCCTGCGATTTAGTGTTGGCCGATCCTAAACCGCAGAACGTCGACGTCTTTCGCGGCGTCACGTGCATCGCACCGAATCTGCACGAAGCGTCGGCTATCACCGGACAAATCGCCCGTGACGACGCGACTCTGGAAGCGATCGGAATGAAATTGCTGGACCGCTTGCAATGCCGGTACGCGGTGGTAACGCGCGGCGAACACGGTATCGCGCTGTTTGGGAGCGACGGCGAACGCCTGCGCGTCCCCTCCGTCGCGCGGACGGTGTTCGATGTTAGCGGTGCTGGTGATACGGTGGTCGCCACGCTGGGCGTCGCGCTGTCGGCCGGCGCTTCGATCGCGCAAGCCGTGCGACTCGCCAACTATGCGGCCGGCGCGGTGGTCGAGAAACTCGGTACCGCCACCGCCTCGCCGGACGAAATCCTTGCATTGGTCGCACACGATGGCGCTTGA
- a CDS encoding adenylyltransferase/cytidyltransferase family protein — translation MALDSRPQLFDSAAARVWREALRGAGKTVVFTNGCFDVLHAGHVGYLTWARQQGDALIVGLNDDESVRRLKGASRPIVPFEQRAEMLLGLRSVDAVVGFSQSTPEDLLEIVRPDVHVKSDQYRADELPERTVVLQHGGRIVLAPHRWGTSTTDTIARILRTF, via the coding sequence ATGGCGCTTGATTCGCGGCCGCAGCTCTTCGATTCCGCCGCTGCTCGCGTGTGGCGCGAAGCGCTTCGCGGCGCCGGTAAGACCGTCGTCTTCACCAACGGTTGTTTCGACGTGCTGCACGCCGGTCACGTCGGTTATCTCACCTGGGCGCGCCAGCAGGGCGACGCCTTAATCGTTGGGTTGAACGACGACGAATCGGTGCGCCGGCTCAAGGGAGCCTCGCGTCCGATCGTCCCCTTCGAGCAACGCGCCGAAATGCTGCTGGGGTTACGCAGCGTCGACGCCGTGGTCGGATTTTCACAGTCGACGCCCGAAGATTTGCTCGAAATCGTCCGCCCGGACGTGCACGTCAAGAGCGATCAATATCGTGCCGACGAGCTTCCCGAACGGACGGTCGTGTTGCAACACGGAGGACGTATCGTTCTCGCACCGCACCGTTGGGGAACGAGCACGACCGACACGATCGCGCGCATCCTGCGAACGTTCTAA
- a CDS encoding glycosyltransferase, with protein MDVSVVIATKDRSRTLARALRSLELQRAAPAFEVVVVDNGSTDATAAIVEAQANRGPYPVRYLYEAEPNRGKARNRGIEDASGALIVFCDDDVQAPRHWLAAHARAHDGHSRTVVNGPIINVPSYDSYPKPTPANYSGAFLCTCNVSVPREALREVGGFDERFDLYGWEDTELGVRLREAGVRRRFAWDAAIWHVKLAAENSLDVEARKTVERARMAHKFIAKHPSRRARAATGAYALNFWRARLTPQWVLPAYAGAATWDRLPPWLRAIARARFLDQLYVRELSSSRPVDDAGR; from the coding sequence ATGGACGTATCGGTCGTCATCGCGACCAAAGATCGGTCGCGGACGCTGGCCCGCGCGCTTCGTTCGCTCGAGCTGCAGCGTGCGGCGCCCGCGTTCGAGGTAGTGGTCGTCGACAACGGTTCGACCGACGCTACCGCAGCGATCGTCGAAGCGCAGGCGAATCGCGGTCCCTACCCGGTTCGCTATCTCTACGAGGCCGAACCGAATCGTGGTAAAGCGCGAAACCGGGGGATCGAAGATGCGTCCGGCGCGTTGATCGTTTTCTGCGACGACGACGTGCAAGCGCCGCGCCATTGGCTCGCGGCGCACGCGCGCGCGCACGACGGTCACTCGAGAACGGTCGTGAACGGTCCGATTATCAACGTTCCGTCGTATGACAGTTATCCGAAGCCGACGCCCGCGAATTATTCGGGAGCGTTTCTCTGCACCTGCAACGTGTCGGTGCCCCGGGAGGCGTTGCGCGAAGTCGGCGGATTCGACGAGCGCTTCGATTTGTACGGGTGGGAAGATACAGAACTCGGCGTCCGCTTACGAGAAGCCGGCGTGCGCCGCCGTTTTGCGTGGGACGCGGCGATCTGGCACGTTAAGCTCGCGGCCGAGAACTCGCTCGACGTGGAAGCCCGCAAGACCGTCGAGCGGGCGCGCATGGCGCACAAATTCATCGCGAAACATCCGTCGCGGCGTGCGCGCGCCGCAACCGGCGCATACGCATTGAATTTCTGGCGGGCACGACTAACGCCGCAATGGGTGTTGCCCGCATACGCCGGCGCCGCCACCTGGGATCGCTTACCTCCTTGGCTGCGCGCGATCGCCCGCGCGCGCTTTCTCGACCAGTTGTACGTGCGGGAACTGTCGAGCAGCCGGCCCGTCGACGACGCGGGGCGATGA
- a CDS encoding glycosyltransferase family 9 protein: MSRALLSCAGGGLGDALVASVVARALRQRFETVDAFALASHAELLARVPDVDHVLIDDGRPERSLVETIAGRRYDACVTTWATARNARIPAAAHIPVRVGQARRLYSFRFTDRVVVRSEDGDTTSHWSDILLDYARAIGCDTADRRYRFVPTEADEREASAALEATGLTSGEFLIVNPCNAVASQREIWPLQGWASLIDALQRRFDCPIVLTGSPADAPLTGALTAGAASSSAVVVSMADRLGIGGFGALAQRARGFVGITTGSMHVAAAVDCPTVGVFPFQSDFPERWAPLAPVSAIVWPSYPCHRGDTKERCRDYACIANLDVGRIVAATEAIV, translated from the coding sequence ATGAGCCGGGCGCTTCTGTCATGTGCCGGCGGCGGTCTGGGCGACGCTTTGGTTGCGTCGGTCGTCGCGCGCGCGCTGCGTCAACGGTTCGAAACGGTCGATGCGTTCGCATTGGCGTCGCATGCCGAATTGCTGGCCCGCGTTCCCGACGTCGACCACGTGCTGATCGACGATGGCCGTCCCGAGCGCTCGCTCGTCGAAACGATCGCCGGTCGACGCTACGATGCGTGCGTCACGACTTGGGCGACGGCGCGGAACGCTCGCATTCCGGCTGCCGCGCATATTCCAGTGCGCGTCGGTCAAGCGCGCCGCCTGTATTCGTTTCGCTTTACCGATCGGGTGGTCGTACGCAGTGAAGACGGGGACACGACGTCACATTGGTCCGACATTCTGCTCGACTACGCCCGCGCGATCGGATGCGACACCGCCGACCGTCGCTACCGGTTCGTGCCGACCGAGGCCGACGAACGCGAAGCGTCGGCAGCGCTCGAAGCCACGGGCCTGACTTCCGGTGAATTTCTGATCGTCAATCCGTGTAACGCCGTCGCGTCGCAACGCGAAATCTGGCCGCTGCAAGGCTGGGCGTCGCTGATCGATGCGTTGCAACGGCGCTTCGATTGTCCGATCGTTCTAACCGGGTCGCCGGCCGATGCGCCGTTGACCGGCGCTTTGACAGCGGGTGCCGCATCCAGCTCCGCGGTAGTCGTCTCGATGGCAGACCGGCTCGGAATCGGAGGTTTCGGCGCGCTCGCGCAACGTGCGCGCGGATTCGTCGGCATCACGACCGGATCGATGCACGTTGCCGCTGCGGTCGACTGCCCGACCGTCGGTGTGTTTCCGTTTCAAAGCGACTTTCCGGAACGGTGGGCGCCGTTAGCGCCGGTGTCGGCGATCGTTTGGCCGTCGTATCCGTGTCATCGTGGGGACACCAAAGAGCGGTGCCGCGACTACGCATGCATTGCCAATCTGGATGTCGGGCGCATCGTCGCGGCGACCGAGGCGATCGTCTAG
- a CDS encoding glycosyltransferase family A protein: MLATIQFCTYNRAMLLERVLDACFEQTVGDDVYEVVVVNDGSTDETSEVLRRMAPRARCAFEVIEQPNGGLANARNAGIARARGERLILIDDDVLVLPNFVSEHLRSGSERPGTIVRGGAISVESFDELPPPVWSLKHYSGNFFWTTNVSVPLATLRAIGGFDEAFSEYGWEDIDVGLRLRGRGVRATFNPQALVYHWKPRLCVGAVQGMIRQARAQARTAVILAELHPHWRAYLATGINPVQRAWHRATGNVARAGRRQQMFVGEPPDRPLTDRELRAAKWLASVAYFDEIERVMRGRA, from the coding sequence GTGCTTGCCACCATTCAATTCTGCACGTACAACCGCGCGATGCTGCTCGAGCGAGTGCTCGACGCCTGCTTCGAACAAACGGTCGGCGACGACGTGTATGAAGTGGTGGTCGTCAACGACGGTTCGACCGACGAAACGTCCGAAGTGTTGCGCCGCATGGCTCCGCGCGCTCGCTGTGCGTTCGAAGTTATCGAACAGCCCAACGGCGGACTAGCAAACGCGCGCAACGCGGGCATCGCCCGAGCACGCGGCGAGCGCCTCATCTTGATCGACGACGACGTGCTGGTGCTCCCGAATTTCGTGTCGGAACATCTGCGTAGTGGTAGCGAGCGGCCGGGAACGATCGTGCGCGGCGGCGCCATCTCCGTTGAAAGTTTCGACGAGTTGCCGCCACCGGTATGGTCGCTGAAACACTACAGCGGCAATTTCTTCTGGACGACCAACGTTTCGGTTCCGCTGGCCACGCTGCGCGCGATCGGTGGATTCGACGAAGCGTTTAGCGAGTACGGTTGGGAAGATATCGATGTCGGACTGCGCTTGCGCGGTCGCGGCGTACGAGCGACGTTCAATCCCCAGGCGCTGGTGTACCATTGGAAGCCGCGGCTTTGTGTCGGCGCGGTCCAAGGGATGATCCGTCAGGCGCGGGCGCAAGCCCGTACTGCGGTCATTCTCGCCGAGTTACATCCGCATTGGCGCGCGTATTTAGCCACCGGGATCAATCCGGTGCAGCGAGCTTGGCATCGAGCAACCGGCAACGTTGCGCGCGCCGGGCGGCGCCAACAAATGTTCGTGGGCGAGCCGCCCGACCGGCCGTTAACCGATCGCGAGTTGCGGGCTGCGAAATGGCTGGCGAGCGTCGCATACTTCGACGAAATCGAACGGGTAATGCGCGGACGCGCATGA
- a CDS encoding glycosyltransferase family 9 protein produces the protein MSAVLLSRTDRIGDLILSTPAIATVRASFPDARIRMIVSPYNRVVMERNSDVDELIDLPPGHSPSRFGSEQGRYDVAVALAPRSIDLRLVGATRAGVRVGYTYERRWFARLTAPLYVNRLMISEADPELCERDPHRVVRHEVDQLLDLVALGGASRRIERLRLDVVDADRTPARRLPPGSIVLHLGSRWLSEGSTLESTLAMVERLSRLGPLVVTCPQESDEVAPAFERAPGVNAVLRDLPFFEWAAVLESARVVVTVDTGATHVASAMRRPTVVAFEHRYFRLNSQEWAPYGVPHVLVRKPLREDSESLARFRDDIVNGVATLLQ, from the coding sequence ATGAGCGCGGTACTGTTATCGCGGACCGATCGCATTGGCGATTTGATCTTGTCGACGCCTGCGATTGCGACGGTTCGAGCATCCTTTCCGGACGCGCGCATTCGCATGATCGTCAGCCCATATAACCGCGTTGTGATGGAGCGCAACAGCGACGTCGATGAGTTGATCGATTTGCCGCCCGGCCATTCCCCGTCGCGCTTCGGTAGCGAGCAAGGGCGGTACGACGTGGCCGTGGCGCTTGCGCCGCGCTCCATCGATTTGCGGCTCGTGGGCGCGACGCGCGCGGGCGTGCGCGTCGGGTACACCTACGAACGCCGGTGGTTCGCACGCTTGACGGCGCCGCTGTACGTGAACCGGCTGATGATCTCGGAGGCCGACCCGGAGTTGTGCGAACGCGATCCACACCGCGTCGTGCGTCACGAGGTCGATCAATTGCTCGATTTGGTCGCGCTGGGCGGCGCGAGCCGGCGAATCGAACGCCTGCGGCTCGATGTCGTCGATGCCGATCGAACGCCGGCTCGCCGCTTACCGCCCGGTTCGATCGTCTTGCACCTCGGCAGCCGATGGTTGAGCGAGGGGTCGACCCTCGAGTCCACATTGGCGATGGTCGAACGGTTGTCGAGGCTCGGACCGCTCGTGGTAACCTGTCCGCAAGAGTCTGACGAAGTGGCGCCCGCCTTCGAGCGCGCCCCCGGCGTCAATGCCGTCTTACGCGATTTGCCGTTTTTCGAATGGGCGGCGGTTTTGGAGAGCGCGCGAGTGGTCGTCACGGTCGATACGGGTGCGACTCATGTCGCAAGCGCTATGCGAAGGCCCACCGTCGTAGCGTTCGAACACCGCTACTTCCGGCTCAACTCGCAAGAGTGGGCTCCCTACGGCGTTCCGCACGTTCTCGTGCGAAAGCCACTTCGAGAGGATTCAGAATCGCTGGCTCGCTTTCGCGATGACATCGTGAACGGCGTCGCGACGCTGCTGCAATGA
- a CDS encoding glycosyltransferase, with product MIECSVVIPTYNRLDTLRHVVPTLLAQDLEPDQYELLICDSNSTDGTAEYLATVSPEHPTVRHLPGAYSGRAAARNAGIAASRGEVVLFNDSDILASPDLLSRHLARHRERQRIAVVGLEVQVNNLDDYAYKRDHPDERGSLHPASRTHLTWLYFLTGNASVRRVDLLDVGSFDENFTGYGHEDLELGYRLQKSGVRIEYEPEAVNYHCQDVGHEDQKAKMRLAGRSTVRFYRKHPDFDVRLRLGMTPVSLGLHSLLTNVPSLLGYFDRRSEGSKFARDLVQQYYYVSGIKEALSVGDSGG from the coding sequence ATGATCGAATGTTCCGTCGTCATTCCGACGTACAACCGTCTCGACACGCTCCGGCACGTCGTTCCGACGTTGCTCGCGCAAGATCTCGAACCGGACCAGTACGAGTTGTTGATCTGCGATTCCAACTCGACCGACGGGACCGCCGAGTATCTCGCCACGGTCTCGCCGGAGCATCCAACCGTACGGCATTTGCCGGGCGCTTATTCGGGTCGCGCGGCGGCGCGAAACGCCGGAATCGCGGCGTCGCGCGGCGAGGTCGTTCTCTTTAACGACTCCGACATTTTAGCGTCTCCCGATCTGCTTTCGCGGCATCTCGCGCGCCATCGCGAGCGGCAGCGCATTGCGGTCGTCGGTTTGGAAGTACAGGTTAACAATCTCGACGACTACGCGTACAAGCGGGACCATCCCGACGAACGCGGATCGCTGCATCCGGCCTCGCGCACGCACCTGACGTGGCTCTATTTCCTTACCGGCAACGCATCCGTGCGGCGTGTCGACTTGCTCGACGTAGGAAGCTTCGACGAAAACTTTACCGGCTACGGCCATGAAGATCTCGAGCTGGGTTACCGGCTGCAAAAATCGGGCGTCCGCATCGAATACGAACCGGAGGCGGTGAACTATCACTGCCAAGACGTGGGGCACGAAGACCAAAAGGCGAAAATGCGTTTGGCCGGGCGTTCGACCGTCCGCTTTTACCGTAAGCACCCGGATTTCGACGTGCGCTTGCGGTTGGGAATGACCCCGGTTTCGTTAGGCCTGCATTCGCTGCTGACGAACGTGCCGTCGCTTTTAGGATATTTCGACCGCCGCTCCGAAGGTTCGAAGTTCGCGCGAGATCTGGTTCAGCAATACTATTACGTCTCAGGAATTAAGGAAGCGTTGAGCGTTGGAGACTCCGGTGGGTAA